CAAAATCGCCTTTCCCTGGCGTCCGGCACGTCCAGTGCGTCCAATTCGGTGAACGTATGATTCCGGGTCATAGGGGATGTCATAATTAATGACGTGTGAGATACGGTCAACATCCAGCCCGCGCGCCGCGACATCGGTTGCCACCACAATTTCAACCTGCCCGGCCCGCAATCGCCGGATCACGCTTTCGCGATGGATCTGGCTCATATCGCCGTGCATGGCTTCGGCAGCATAGCCACGAGCCTGGAGTTTTTCAGTCACCGTGGCCGCCTCGATTTTGGTGTGGGTAAACACCAGCGTGGCGGTTCCTTGTTCGGCTTCGAGAATTCGGGTCAGAATATCGAGCTTATTGGGAATTGAAACGTTGAGGTACCGCTGTTCAATTCCTTCAACCGTCAGGGTCTTCCGTTTAATTTCGACATTAACAGCCTGTTTCAGGTAACGATCTGCGATTTTACGGACTTCGTTGGGCATGGTGGCCGAAAACAGCGCGGTTTGGGCCCGGCCTTTGGCCTGTTCCAGAATCCATTCCACGTCTTCCAAAAAACCCATTTTCAGCATTTCATCGGCTTCGTCGAGGACAACCGTTTTGAGCGAATCAAACACCATCGTCCCACGGCGGAGGTGGTCCATAATCCGGCCAGGTGTGCCAACCACAATATGAACACCCAGTTCCAGCCGGCGCGATTGCCGCTGAATGGGTTGCCCGCCATATACTGGAAGGACCTGCACGGCGCCGATGTATTTCGAGTAAATATGAATGGCTTCAGCGACCTGCAGAGCCAGTTCGCGAGTCGGGACCAATACCAGCGCCTGCAGAGTGACCGGAGAGGAAAGATTCAATGAATCGAGAATCGGCAAGGCAAACGCCGCTGTCTTTCCAGTTCCGGTTTGTGCCTGACCAATGACATCCGAACCTTCTTTCAAAGCTGGGATGGTTTGTAATTGAACGGGGGTGGGAGCTTCGTACCCAACTTCCTGTAACGCTTTGAGCAACGGCAATGACAGCCCAAGGGCTTCAAAACCTATCTCTGAATCTATGTTCTGTATATCCATGTTTCTTTCTGAACGAGGTTCGACTTTCTTCAAATATGAAAAATTAAGAGTGCATTGAATACATAGCACGAGTTGCCAATCTAGGGAACGCTGGCAGAACCTGGGGCTGAAAATCCTTGGGCTCAGGGCTTGGGGCTGAAGACATCGGGCTGAAGAATTGGTTTTATTTCATCCCTCATCCTTTATCCCTCATCCCTTTCTGTGCTCCGAGCTTGCGAGTCTTCAGCCCCAAGCCCTGAGCCCTGGTTTTCTCAGCGCCATCTACCCAAACTTCCTCAAATCGGATATAACTTCTGTACCAGGCTGATCAAGATTAAAAAACAAAAAGAGCGTGTTCATTGGTAATACCATTTTGGAATGGAATCCTCGATTTATCGAGTAGCTAAGTAATTCGAATAAATAGATTTGGTGAACTACTGACTACTGATTACAAAACTGGTATAAGAATGACGCTCAAAGAGGTAACACAAGATGAACTTCTGGAAAAAATTGCAGCCCGGTAGCCCAAATCTGAAACAACCGCAATTGGTTTGTTTTCTGCCGGTACTGTTACTAACCCTGCTGTTTGTGACCAGCACCACCCAAACCTGGGGACAAACCAAAAAATCGAAAACCCAACCTACTCGGGGGCCAGCCACTGAATCACCAACTTCCCATGCAAAAGGAAAACCGGAACCGATCACCGTCAACACCGTCGAAATCCAAAAAGTTGCTGAAGGGGTTTATGCCGCTATCCGGAAAGAACCGCCGGGGCTGATGTTTAACGGCAATTGCGTGTTCATTATCAACGATGAAGATGTGGTCGTTGTGGATACCACCATCACACCCAGTTCAGCCCGGGAAGTCCTGGCCGAACTCAAAAAACTGACCAGTAAACCAGTCAAATATGTCATCAACACCCACTGGCATGATGACCACATTATTGGAAATCAGGTGTATCGCGAAGCATTCCCAGGGGTTGAGTTCATCGGACATGCCAGTACGCTGGTGGATTTGCCAACCATCGGTGCCACAAATCGCCAACAACTCCAGGAAGGCGCCCCTGGGTTTGTCGAACAGATCCGCGCTACCATGGCCAATAAAAAAAATCTCGTCGGTGCTGACTTGACTGAAGAAGAACGGATCAGCTTTACCAGCGATATCGAACAGGTCGAACGATACCTATCTGAAATCCCAAAATTTCAGGTTATTTTGCCTACCATCACCATCCAGGACAGTCTGACCCTCCATCGGGGCACCCGAACGATTGAAATCCGGCACCTGGGGCGCGGTCATAGTGGCGCGGACCTGGTGGTGTATCTGCCCAAGGAACGGATCGCCATCACTGGAGACCTGGTGGTCTGGCCCGTGCCGCTGGTTGGGTCAACCTCCTACCCGGCTGAATTTGCCGCCGCGCTTGAAAAACTGGTTGCGTTGCAGCCGACCGTGATCATTCCCGGCCACGGCCAGGTTTTGCCTGATGACACGTACCCCAAACTCTTGATTCGGCTGTTGACCTCAATCAAAGAGCAAACCGAAGCTGCCGTTGTCCGAGGCGAAACCCTGGAGCAAACCCGCAAAAGCGTCAATCTGGATGAATTCAGAAAATTGATTGCTGGGGATTCACAACTGAAGAACTTCATCTTCAGGTTTTATGTCAGCGACCCAGGAATCACAGCCGCCTATCAACAGGCTTCCCAGAAGAAATAATTTCAGTTTGTAGTCAGTAGTCAATAGTCAGTAGTCAAGTGTTGGGATTTGAGAGTTTTTGTCAAATGTATCTGGCTCTATTTACGCTATTTATGAGAAATTCTTTTTAAAATCCTATGGACTCAACTATCCGAGTTTTTATCTACTAACTACTGACTACTGACAACGGATGATTGATTAGAAAACCATTGTTTTAAGTAAACGGATTTTTTCTTTCCAGGCGCTGATTTTATGAGAGATTTCCCTACAACTTCAAGCATATTCAACCTTGCAATGAACGAAGCTCGGTGAATTTGGTCTCAATAACTCAAAAGGCAAATCGTGTTTATTTGCCCGTACAAGCATTTAAATTCTCTGAACCTACACCATTCCCTACCTTCCAAAAGCCGCTCAAAACTCAAATAAACGCAATTAAACATCTGTTGAGGGAACAGCAATTCTTTATTTGGAGGTCGGGAAGGGTTAAGAGTTGCTGCCTTTAGGCGGCCCCAGTGTCTCTTCAGACCAAATTTGGGATATGAAACCCGCCTGAAAGCGGGGCTCTTGACTTTTTCCCGCTTGATTGAAGTCGGTGAGTCTTCCAAATTCGTGTCCTTTTGGGGTTGAAATCGAGAAACCATTCAAACAAAGAATAGCTGTTGAGGGAAACATCTCACCCCCAATTTTGAAGTTTTTGGATTGAACCCAAAGAACGGACAGGGTAAAGGCTGGGCCAACATGGGGTAAGGGATGGACCAACCACAAATACGTTGAACCCAAGCTGTATCTGGTCGCCCAGTTTGAACGCAAAACCAAAGCGCTGTTTAAGGATCTGGGGATAAACGCCACCCGATACGCCAGGCTTTCAAACCGGGTCGAAGCCATTCAAAAGGCAATCACGGAGCTGCAAGGATTAGATATTCAAAATGGTGTGTTACAAATGATCTTGGAGGAAACCCAGGATGATGACTACAAGTTGATTGCCCTCATTACGGATGTCACCAAAGCTGAAGATCGTCCAACCCAGGACCTGTCGTTTTTGGAATCAATTAACGATTCCTTTCATTTTACCGACCCGGAATCACTTCCGCTACCTCCAGTTCAACCAGTTGAAAAAGAGGCTCCGGTTTCAGCCGAAGCGTTGCTGGTCATAATGTTTGAATTGTTTTCAAACACGTTTCAGATCAACCGCAAGAAACCCTCGCGCAAAGAGATTCAGTTAGCCAGGGAGTGGATTGACCAGTATCAATTCTCATCTATGCAAATTGAAGGGGTTATTACTTTTGCGTTCAGGGAAGCGACGAAAACCAATTACAAAATCCAAAATCTGGCTGGTTTGGAGCAATATATCGAGCCCTTCTGGACCCAATCTACCTCTAAGAATTTCCCCCCTCAGTTTTTTACAGAACCATCTGGCTCCATCGATACAGATCAACCCCGCGAGGCGCGTCCACTTTTTCCAGAAATCCCAGACGGAAAAGAACAGGCATTCCAATACTTGATCGGGTTGTCCACGACAGAGCAAGAGTACTGGTGTCAGGCAGTCCGCCGCCTCTTAAGCCAAAAAGATCCTCAAACTCTCAAGCAGATTCCCCAGTTTAATCGTGAAACCCAAAACGAAACACTTCTCGCCAACGCCGCCAAGTATTTTACCGATGCCGTATTGAGCATTACTCACAGTAGTCAGTAGTTATACCCTCAACCCTAAATGATAAGTACCTTGCCATAAGGTTACAGAGATGTTTGGATTGGGGAAGTGATTGATTCCTTTCGTGTATTTCGTGTATTTCGTAGTTAAAATGTCTGGAAATTTTCAGCGAAGCACTTATGACTTCATCGCTCGATGCGGATTGCTTTTCCGAATATGCAATTATGACCAACCCAGCCATTGATCCGCCCGCGATTATTTCCAATCAAAAAGCGTCCCTGTTGAATCGCTTTAATCAAGTGCAGGTAATCCGTGCCCTTGACTCGAACGAAGACAACATCCCCGACCTCAAGGGTTTCGACTGGAACTGGTGCCACGGTGACCAGATCTCCGTCATTGACCTTTCCGGTCATGGAATGACCTCGCGGTCGGATTTGTACTGTCTGACCTTGTTTTAGTTGTTCGATTGCGTATTTAGCCCAACTCATTGAAAGCTCCAATTTGGAGGTTATGATGCGCACGGTTGAAGCTTGACAAATCTTTACAGTTCTTCTGGAAATCCCCCTGAGGAACCCACGAACTGGAACTGTGCCTAACCGTATCAACTCATCATAGCATCGAATCGTTATTTTGACAACTCCAGCCAGTTGCGAATTATTCTTTTATTTATATTCTTGAAAATAAAAAATTTATTGTTTTAGACCTGCTCAGGATTGGGTGCCGGCCTGAGTTGATTCCAGGTCCAAAAGATCTGGATTATCCGCATCTCACCCAAACCATCAGGGGTTATAACTAAGGTGAAAGTGATTAGAGCCTTTTACAATTGATCATTATCATCAGTCGCTGACTTACCACAATTTCTGCTTGCCATCCACTACCTTGTTCAATACACTAGGCATTCACCGCAGTAACAATTCTTCTCTAAAAACCTTTCCAACCCAAAAGTGCTATTACGATGAGCTACAATTACCAGTGCTTCAATCCATTTCGCAACGTACAGGAAGATGCCCCAGGCAGGCGAGAGTTACGGCGGGCGCTCTATCAGGCAATCAAAAAGCAGTTTGGTTTTGTGCCAGATCCAATCAAAATTGAACTGAAGCGACTCTCACCGCCTCAATTGGAATCGGTGATTGATATTTTGCCTCAATTTGCTTCGGTAAAATATTTAACCACACATATTCAAGAACTCCCACAAATGGGCGGGGCCCCGGCTGATCGAGGCGGCTCTCGTGAAATGGGGCCGTCTGAAAGTGTCCCTCAGCCTGAACGTCTTCCTGGTTCATTTGAAACATCTCAAACCTATCAACCTCCTTCACATCCGATCCCGGTTTTTGCCGAACTTTCAGAACCAGAATCCGAACCGGTTCCGGAACCTGCGGCGGCTACCCGGTTTGAGCGAATTACCGATGATGACGATGCGGCGGCAAGTGAGCCGACTGAATCCGTTACCCCGTCGGAACCCGTGGCCGCCAGCTATACCCGGTCGCCGGTGTTACCACCTCCGATTCAACCCCGGCACCAACCGTATACTCCGATTCCACAATCTGTAAAACCTATGACCAATCAGCCAAACTATCGCTCAGACCAGTATTCCCGTTCGGATGTGGTACGCTCTACCCTGCAAGTTACTTTGGACACCAAAACCATTCATCTGGTTTTTGAATTTGACAAATATTCAGATGCCGAAAATCAGAGAGGGATTCGATTCCTGTTGTCCATTGATGAAAACGAGCTGATTTTTGCGCAGTTTTTGGCTCAACGAAACCGGATTGAGCCGCTTGAAGCTCGGGTAGCGGCAGCGATTCAGACCTATTTCAGAGATGCTGAAAAAGTACTGTCGGGGGCTGTTGCTGCCCAGGCACAGCCGGCTTCCGTGGTTGAACCGAGTCCCGTGGCTCCGGTGCCGGTTCCCGTGGCCCCAGCCCCAACGCCGATGCCAGTGGTTGCGGCAACCCCAGTCGAAATCCTGACCCCAGTCCCTGATAGGGTTACGGTTGAGGCTGAATCGGAGAAGGCTGAATCCTCAACAACTGATAAACCCCGACGTTACCGCCGGACCAATGCCGAACTTCAAGCCGCGGGGGTTAAGGTTGAAAAGCGCACCCGTCTGACACCCCAGAGTATTGATTTAAATAC
Above is a genomic segment from Acidobacteriota bacterium containing:
- a CDS encoding DEAD/DEAH box helicase, whose amino-acid sequence is MDIQNIDSEIGFEALGLSLPLLKALQEVGYEAPTPVQLQTIPALKEGSDVIGQAQTGTGKTAAFALPILDSLNLSSPVTLQALVLVPTRELALQVAEAIHIYSKYIGAVQVLPVYGGQPIQRQSRRLELGVHIVVGTPGRIMDHLRRGTMVFDSLKTVVLDEADEMLKMGFLEDVEWILEQAKGRAQTALFSATMPNEVRKIADRYLKQAVNVEIKRKTLTVEGIEQRYLNVSIPNKLDILTRILEAEQGTATLVFTHTKIEAATVTEKLQARGYAAEAMHGDMSQIHRESVIRRLRAGQVEIVVATDVAARGLDVDRISHVINYDIPYDPESYVHRIGRTGRAGRQGKAILFVTPRQVRLLREIERYTRQRIEPMKLPTKADIAARRIELFKETIRKTVAEVDLELYLSVIEELADEGLDVAEVAAAASYLARGDRQLEQVSEANKEPLPAVEFGMVRFFLDLGNNHGLRPSDVVGAIANEAGIPGKSIGAIDIYDDWSYVEVPEHYKNLILKRMARTQIRNRIAGFRPDPDAVIEVPPSEPSPSAPKKQKPFVPSAKPTASPRPETKPAFKPAPFKGDTRKGSPFPTSEKPPFKKSKAASGSTSKPAKPGKSASSKGEKTGRWDDMASLFGHDQPRKRKKK
- a CDS encoding MBL fold metallo-hydrolase, encoding MNFWKKLQPGSPNLKQPQLVCFLPVLLLTLLFVTSTTQTWGQTKKSKTQPTRGPATESPTSHAKGKPEPITVNTVEIQKVAEGVYAAIRKEPPGLMFNGNCVFIINDEDVVVVDTTITPSSAREVLAELKKLTSKPVKYVINTHWHDDHIIGNQVYREAFPGVEFIGHASTLVDLPTIGATNRQQLQEGAPGFVEQIRATMANKKNLVGADLTEEERISFTSDIEQVERYLSEIPKFQVILPTITIQDSLTLHRGTRTIEIRHLGRGHSGADLVVYLPKERIAITGDLVVWPVPLVGSTSYPAEFAAALEKLVALQPTVIIPGHGQVLPDDTYPKLLIRLLTSIKEQTEAAVVRGETLEQTRKSVNLDEFRKLIAGDSQLKNFIFRFYVSDPGITAAYQQASQKK